A genomic region of Halococcus salsus contains the following coding sequences:
- a CDS encoding sulfatase, whose product MINHSAEHSEQSLHRRNALKAVGGVGVTGALSGCNSNIDILQNKDSTIEQRNVVFMLSDDHRYDFMSFMDESGTPEFLETPNMDRMAKNGAHLRNASVNTPLCAPSRASILTGQYAHEHGVIDNQHTKTDHDPFFIEHLQDAGYETAFIGKWHTYHMDNAQPRPGFDHWVSFEGQGSYFNPTLNINGNRVRRKGYITDILTEYAEKWLKNRDSDKPFFLYLSHKAPHLQFRPAPRHRTRYANAPIKYPKTMANTKKNYAGKPDWVKNQRDGPRGVNYVFGGRFSFDELYRRYSETLLALDESVGAIMDRLNKSGLADSTLMLYMGDNGYTLGEHGLIGKQTAYETSLRVPLLAYAPGMIDPGTVVDEHISNVDIAPTILAQAGRSMPDYMSGESFLPALAEGTMSKRKEPFYESFWGGAPQHPTMFSTREGQYKYIWYYGPVKNELYDLKADPLEQHNLVNEKKHEKLLKVMHDRLFDWIETDGGIPIPLQRSMRGTNQKKRPENAPKTAPDNIQGQQQN is encoded by the coding sequence ATGATCAACCATTCGGCGGAGCACTCGGAACAGAGTCTTCACCGTCGAAACGCTCTCAAAGCGGTTGGCGGAGTGGGGGTTACTGGGGCGCTCAGCGGTTGTAATTCGAATATCGACATACTACAAAATAAGGATTCAACGATCGAGCAGCGTAACGTCGTGTTCATGCTCAGTGATGACCACCGATACGACTTTATGAGTTTCATGGACGAATCGGGGACTCCGGAGTTCTTAGAGACACCAAACATGGACCGTATGGCGAAGAATGGGGCACACCTCCGGAACGCTTCGGTCAATACGCCACTCTGTGCGCCAAGTCGCGCCTCGATTCTTACTGGACAATATGCACACGAGCACGGTGTCATTGACAACCAGCACACGAAAACAGACCACGATCCATTCTTCATCGAACACCTCCAGGATGCGGGCTACGAAACAGCATTCATCGGGAAATGGCATACATACCATATGGACAATGCGCAACCGCGTCCCGGGTTCGATCACTGGGTCAGCTTCGAGGGCCAGGGATCGTATTTCAATCCGACGCTCAATATCAACGGAAATCGAGTGAGACGTAAGGGCTACATTACCGATATCTTGACTGAGTACGCCGAAAAGTGGCTCAAAAACCGGGATAGCGACAAACCCTTTTTCCTATATCTCTCACACAAGGCTCCCCATTTGCAATTCCGGCCAGCACCACGTCATCGGACCCGGTACGCAAACGCACCCATCAAGTATCCAAAAACGATGGCGAACACGAAGAAGAATTATGCTGGAAAACCTGATTGGGTGAAAAACCAACGCGACGGTCCACGCGGCGTGAACTATGTTTTTGGCGGTCGTTTTAGCTTCGATGAGCTCTATCGTCGATACAGCGAGACACTACTGGCGCTTGACGAAAGCGTCGGTGCAATAATGGATCGACTCAATAAGTCGGGATTGGCTGATTCGACGCTGATGTTATACATGGGTGACAACGGTTACACGCTCGGCGAACACGGACTGATCGGCAAGCAGACTGCCTATGAGACGTCACTTCGCGTGCCATTGCTCGCATACGCACCGGGAATGATTGACCCAGGAACAGTTGTCGATGAACACATTTCGAATGTTGATATTGCACCGACGATTCTCGCGCAAGCCGGGCGTTCCATGCCCGATTACATGAGTGGCGAATCGTTTCTGCCAGCACTCGCTGAGGGAACGATGAGCAAACGCAAGGAACCCTTCTATGAATCGTTCTGGGGCGGAGCTCCTCAGCATCCAACAATGTTCAGCACACGAGAAGGCCAATATAAATATATCTGGTACTACGGCCCAGTCAAGAACGAACTATACGACCTCAAAGCTGACCCACTTGAACAACACAACCTCGTCAACGAGAAGAAACACGAGAAACTCCTCAAAGTAATGCACGACCGCCTGTTTGATTGGATTGAAACGGATGGCGGTATACCAATTCCGCTCCAGCGAAGTATGCGCGGAACCAACCAGAAAAAGCGGCCAGAAAATGCACCGAAGACGGCCCCAGACAATATCCAGGGTCAACAGCAGAACTGA
- a CDS encoding tyrosine-type recombinase/integrase: MAPGMMQRIMKSAATRAVDRTGNDDSRKVSSHDLRRHFAHSCLVCERMNPRVVMGIGGWDNYQSFELYLNKLSIEAIVAEFAHASIV, translated from the coding sequence ATGGCCCCCGGGATGATGCAGCGAATCATGAAATCCGCCGCGACGAGAGCAGTTGATCGTACAGGCAACGACGATTCACGGAAGGTGTCCTCTCACGACCTTCGACGACACTTCGCCCATTCGTGTCTCGTTTGCGAGCGGATGAATCCCCGTGTTGTAATGGGGATCGGCGGGTGGGACAACTATCAGTCTTTTGAGCTATATCTCAACAAACTCAGCATTGAGGCGATCGTCGCCGAATTCGCTCACGCCAGTATAGTATGA